In Nomia melanderi isolate GNS246 chromosome 4, iyNomMela1, whole genome shotgun sequence, the following are encoded in one genomic region:
- the Tmem18 gene encoding transmembrane protein 18 isoform X2: protein MSRKKDATHDAAIEWRDPWLALLLTFHIAVTMTAVMTRNHANFQIMLFLVLLLLVYFSESINEMAASNWMLFSRQQYFDSNGLFISVVFSVPILMNCMIMIASWLYQSSQLMTSLKRAQLRQQARNRQIEDESVNANGTVVREKQE, encoded by the exons ATGTCACGGAAGAAAGACGCGACGCACGACGCGGCg ATCGAGTGGAGGGATCCATGGCTTGCACTGTTATTAACTTTTCATATCGCTGTGACCATGACAGCAGTTATGACACGAAATCATgctaattttcaaataatgttaTTCCTCGTTCTTT TATTATTGGTATACTTCTCTGAAAGCATTAATGAAATGGCTGCTTCTAATTGGAT GTTATTCTCAAGGCAGCAGTATTTTGATTCCAATGGACTTTTTATATCTGTAGTATTTTCTGTGCCTATCTTGATGAATTGTATGATAATGATT GCTAGTTGGCTTTATCAGTCCAGTCAGCTAATGACCAGTTTAAAGAGAGCCCAGTTACGACAACAGGCAAGGAATCGGCAAATAGAAGATGAGTCTGTAAATGCAAATGGTACTGTTGTCAGGGAAAAGCAGGAGTAA
- the Tmem18 gene encoding transmembrane protein 18 isoform X1: protein MMSEEELLKSPIDGILPFLQSIEWRDPWLALLLTFHIAVTMTAVMTRNHANFQIMLFLVLLLLVYFSESINEMAASNWMLFSRQQYFDSNGLFISVVFSVPILMNCMIMIASWLYQSSQLMTSLKRAQLRQQARNRQIEDESVNANGTVVREKQE from the exons ATGATGTCAGAGGAGGAGCTGCTGAAGTCCCCGATCGACGGTATTCTGCCGTTCCTGCAAAGC ATCGAGTGGAGGGATCCATGGCTTGCACTGTTATTAACTTTTCATATCGCTGTGACCATGACAGCAGTTATGACACGAAATCATgctaattttcaaataatgttaTTCCTCGTTCTTT TATTATTGGTATACTTCTCTGAAAGCATTAATGAAATGGCTGCTTCTAATTGGAT GTTATTCTCAAGGCAGCAGTATTTTGATTCCAATGGACTTTTTATATCTGTAGTATTTTCTGTGCCTATCTTGATGAATTGTATGATAATGATT GCTAGTTGGCTTTATCAGTCCAGTCAGCTAATGACCAGTTTAAAGAGAGCCCAGTTACGACAACAGGCAAGGAATCGGCAAATAGAAGATGAGTCTGTAAATGCAAATGGTACTGTTGTCAGGGAAAAGCAGGAGTAA
- the LOC116434966 gene encoding clavesin-1 has protein sequence MSCEIETGPPGPEALAVAAKELRETEENVKKGLEELRKLLEGDKTIYFKTDDEVLMIFLRPCKFYANSAFQLMKRSVEFRDKNASLFENLMPADEKTALLQYNVVNVLKGRDHKGRRVLLVNSGKTWDPSKVSADQILRLFYLVHIVAMREPETQINGTIVIMDFDGLTMKQVMGLTPSYSMKLLTFIQDAMPLRLKEVHIVKQPFLFNMVWQMFKPFVREKLKGRMFFHGSKMSSLHQHIPPSHLPKNYDGDLPEINYTSADWYPALIKCEDKIAEWNTFGSRKAD, from the exons ATGTCGTGCGAGATCGAGACGGGCCCGCCGGGACCGGAAGCCCTCGCGGTCGCCGCCAAGGAGCTACGCGAAACCGAGGAGAACGTGAAGAAAGGACTCGAGGAGCTCAGGAAATTACTCGAGG GGGACAAGACCATCTACTTTAAGACGGACGATGAGGTGTTGATGATTTTCCTGCGGCCGTGCAAGTTCTACGCGAACAGCGCGTTCCAGCTGATGAAGAGGTCCGTCGAGTTCAGGGACAAGAACGCGAGCCTCTTCGAGAACCTGATGCCGGCCGACGAGAAGACCGCGTTGCTCCAGTACAACGTCGTCAACGTGCTCAAGGGCAGGGACCATAAGGGACGAAGGGTGCTGCTGGTCAACTCCGGGAAAACCTGGGACCCGTCGAAAGTCTCCGCCGATCAGATACTACGATTGTTCTATCTGGTCCACATCGTCGCGATGCGGGAACCCGAGACGCAG aTAAATGGGACTATTGTGATAATGGACTTCGACGGGCTGACCATGAAGCAAGTGATGGGACTGACGCCATCTTACAGCATGAAGCTCCTGACTTTCATCCAAGACGCTATGCCGTTGCGTCTTAAAGAG GTGCACATAGTGAAGCAACCGTTCCTGTTCAACATGGTCTGGCAGATGTTCAAGCCGTTCGTCAGGGAGAAGTTGAAGGGTCGCATGTTCTTCCACGGAAGCAAAATGTCCTCGCTTCACCAACACATTCCGCCGAGCCACTTGCCGAAGAACTACGACGGCGATCTGCCGGAAATCAACTACACCAGCGCCGACTGGTACCCGGCCTTGATTAAATGCGAGGATAAAATTGCAG AATGGAACACATTTGGCTCCAGAAAGGCCGATTAG